A genomic region of Arachis hypogaea cultivar Tifrunner chromosome 5, arahy.Tifrunner.gnm2.J5K5, whole genome shotgun sequence contains the following coding sequences:
- the LOC112802725 gene encoding F-box/FBD/LRR-repeat protein At1g13570 isoform X1 yields MGDALGSDLISDLPQSIVESILVRLPIRDAVKTSILSSKWRYKWASITQLVFDEKCVDSCSDRDVVEKSVVKFITRLLFLHQGPIHKFQITISYLQSCPEIDQWILFLSRNDIKELVLELGEGEFFRIPSCLFNCKKLSRLELFRCELDPPLSFKGFLCLRSLNLHQVLISPDAIEGLISNCPLLESLSLSYFDSLALSIRAPNLKYLYLEGEFRDICLDDTPLLVEISVAMYMTDDIAEHFEQSASCNFLKFLGGVPNLERLVGHIYFTKYLSIGNDPGCLPIIYKNLEIIELNQVSFEDMKEILVVLRLITSSPNLKELQISGRFYTNFLLQGSSNIPSATDAPDLDFWEKECSSKCRLSHLRVVQLTDMCGVPHEMELIKFLLASSPVLETMSIIPCVYVVESQLKMLTELVKFRRASAKAEIVFVRE; encoded by the exons ATGGGCGATGCTTTGGGTTCTGATTTGATCAGTGATCTTCCTCAGAGCATCGTGGAGAGCATCCTGGTGCGGCTTCCAATAAGGGATGCTGTGAAAACTAGCATCTTATCGAGCAAATGGAGGTACAAATGGGCTTCCATTACTCAACTTGTCTTCGACGAAAAATGCGTCGATAGTTGCAGTGACCGAGATGTTGTTGAGAAAAGTGTTGTCAAGTTCATCACCAGATTGTTGTTTCTTCACCAAGGACCAATTCATAAGTTCCAAATCACGATTTCGTACTTGCAGAGCTGCCCCGAAATAGACCAGTGGATTCTTTTCCTTTCAAGGAATGATATTAAGGAGTTGGTTCTTGAATTAGGAGAAGGCGAATTCTTCAGGATACCATCCTGCCTTTTCAATTGTAAGAAATTGTCTCGCCTCGAGCTTTTTCGATGCGAGTTGGATCCGCCTCTTAGTTTTAAGGGATTCTTGTGTTTGAGGAGCCTAAACCTTCATCAAGTTCTGATATCGCCGGATGCAATCGAAGGCCTCATTTCCAACTGCCCTCTCTTAGAGAGCTTATCATTGTCGTACTTTGATAGCTTAGCTCTTAGTATCCGCGCTCCCAACCTCAAGTACTTGTATCTTGAAGGTGAATTCAGGGACATATGTCTTGATGATACTCCACTTCTCGTTGAAATCTCCGTTGCTATGTATATGACTGATGACATTGCTGAGCACTTTGAGCAGAGCGCAAGTTGCAATTTTCTTAAGTTTCTTGGTGGCGTGCCTAACCTTGAAAGGCTTGTTGGTCATATCTACTTCACAAAG TATTTGAGCATAGGTAATGATCCAGGATGTCTTCCAATAATATACAAGAATTTGGAGATCATCGAGTTAAATCAAGTAAGTTTTGAAGATATGAAAGAGATACTCGTTGTTCTTCGCTTGATTACCAGCTCTCCCAATCTAAAGGAACTTCAAATTTCA ggCAGATTTTATACCAATTTCCTTTTGCAGGGTTCATCAAACATACCAAGTGCCACAGATGCACCAGACTTGGATTTTTGGGAGAAAGAGTGCTCTTCAAAATGTAGACTAAGCCATCTTAGAGTCGTGCAGTTGACAGATATGTGTGGTGTGCCACATGAGATGGAGCTTATCAAATTCTTGCTTGCCTCATCTCCTGTGCTTGAGACAATGAGTATCATTCCTTGTGTATATGTTGTGGAAAGTCAATTAAAAATGTTAACCGAATTGGTGAAGTTCCGACGTGCTTCCGCCAAAGCAGAAATTGTTTTTGTCCGTGAGTAA
- the LOC112802723 gene encoding peroxidase 11, whose translation MAHCSLFPKSYFLHVVLIMFIFLVATRLYASEPPLTLDYYASTCPTVFDVIRKETECAVLSDPRNAAMIVRLHFHDCFVQGCDASNLLDDTVTLKGEKKAATNIHSLKGFELIDQIKNMVESECPGIVSCADILTIAARDAVILVGGPYWDVPVGRKDSVTANIDLANTNLPTPDESLLSIISKFLYQGLSVTDMVALIGAHTIGMARCQSFRSRIYGDYGFTSVKNPVSESQLSNLRSMCPPIGGGRTDNNISAMDYVTPNLFDNSFYQLLLNGEGLLNSDQEMYSSVFGIQTRELVKKYATDPLDFFRQFSESMVKMGNITNSESFVTGEVRKNCRFVNT comes from the exons ATGGCACATTGTTCTCTTTTTCCAAAATCCTACTTCCTTCATGTTGTTCTCATTATGTTCATCTTTCTTGTGGCTACAAGATTGTATGCAAGTGAGCCTCCTCTTACGCTCGATTACTACGCATCGACTTGTCCCACTGTGTTTGATGTTATAAGGAAGGAAACAGAATGTGCCGTGCTCTCTGATCCGCGCAACGCGGCCATGATAGTTCGGCTGCACTTCCATGATTGCTTTGTTCAG GGATGCGATGCATCAAATTTGCTTGATGACACCGTCACACTTAAAGGTGAAAAGAAAGCAGCTACCAACATCCACTCTTTGAAaggattcgaattaattgatCAGATCAAGAACATGGTTGAGTCCGAGTGCCCCGGAATTGTCTCGTGCGCTGATATTCTTACAATTGCAGCTAGAGATGCTGTGATTCTG GTAGGTGGACCATATTGGGATGTTCCTGTGGGAAGGAAGGATTCTGTGACTGCAAATATTGATCTTGCAAACACAAATCTTCCCACTCCAGATGAAAGCCTTCTCTCTATCATTTCCAAATTTCTTTATCAAGGCCTCTCTGTCACAGATATGGTAGCCCTTATAG GAGCTCACACTATTGGCATGGCAAGGTGTCAGAGCTTCAGATCAAGAATCTATGGGGACTACGGATTCACTTCAGTGAAGAATCCAGTTTCAGAGAGCCAACTCAGCAACCTAAGATCTATGTGTCCACCAATTGGAGGAGGAAGAACAGACAATAACATATCAGCAATGGATTATGTTACCCCTAACCTCTTTGACAACTCTTTCTACCAATTGCTCCTAAATGGTGAGGGACTTCTCAACTCAGATCAGGAAATGTACTCAAGTGTGTTTGGAATCCAAACAAGGGAGCTTGTTAAGAAGTACGCGACGGATCCTCTGGATTTCTTCAGGCAATTCTCTGAATCCATGGTGAAGATGGGAAACATTACGAATTCCGAGAGCTTCGTAACGGGAGAAGTCAGGAAGAACTGCAGATTTGTCAATACATGA
- the LOC112802724 gene encoding inorganic pyrophosphatase TTM2 isoform X1 — protein MANDTSGADSHHKRLGLLKDQVHLVKRKDSDRYEVASIQDQLSFEKGFFIVIRACQMLAQKNDGIILVGVAGPSGAGKTVFTEKILGFMPSITVISMDNYNDSSRIVDGNFDDPRLTDYDTLLQNLQDLKDGKPVQVPIYDFKSSSRTGYRTVEPPNSRIVIIEGIYALSEKLRPLLDLRVSVTGGVHLDLVKRVIRDIQRAGQEPEEIIHQISETVYPMYKAFIEPDLQTAHIKIINKFNPFTGFQSPTYILKSARKVDPDQIKAVLSEDFNETTEQTYDIYLLPPGEDPETCQSYLRMRNKEGKYSLMFEEWVTDNPFVISPRITFEVSVRLLGGLMALGYTIATILKRNSHVFSDDRVCVKLDWLEQLNRHYVQVQGRDRLVIQYIGQQLGLEGSYIPRTYIEQIQLEKLVNEVMALPDDLKTKLSLDEDLVSSPKEALSRASADRVALRNKYMRSGMSQSYTNQRDKNLAKVTGYAAKNRGFGERNSDSSTTATQGAINQLSNQISALNDRMDDFTSRIEELNTKLTIKKSSPSQQNMSLQAEACSGSAPTSYFITSLGNGSLTGSKLTNSSSSSQLAKDSPLLDEISGIARSQRQIMHQLDNLNNLLRGSLGEKSHQTRTSSRKSIAGDSDSTGTRVMAAVTVGCLGIFLMKGLLTRK, from the exons ATGGCAAATGACACTTCTGGTGCTGATTCCCATCATAAACGTCTTGGCCTTTTGAAAGATCAAGTTCACTTGGTTAAAAGGAAAGATTCTGATCGCTATGAGGTTGCATCAATCCAAGATCAATTATCATTTGAAAAGGGATTTTTCATAGTAATTCGTGCATGCCAAATGTTAGCGCAAAAGAATGATGGAATAATATTGGTGGGGGTGGCAGGTCCTTCAGGGGCTGGGAAGACTGTGTTTACTGAAAAGATACTTGGCTTCATGCCCAGCATTACAGTCATTTCGATGGACAATTACAATGATTCTAGTCGAATTGTTGATGGAAACTTTGATG ATCCTCGGTTAACAGATTATGACACATTGCTCCAAAACCTACAAGATCTAAAGGATGGAAAGCCAGTTCAGGTTCCCATATATGATTTCAAGTCCAGCTCACGTACAGGATACAG GACAGTAGAACCGCCAAACTCCAGAATTGTAATTATAGAGGGCATCTATGCCTTGAGTGAGAAGCTGCGACCTCTACTAGACCTTCGAGTATCTGTTACAGGTGGAGTTCACCTTGACCTTGTAAAGCGAGTTATACGTGACATACAACGGGCTGGTCAAGAACCTGAAGAAATCATTCATCAAATATCTGAGACG GTATATCCAATGTACAAGGCATTTATTGAGCCAGATCTCCAGACAGCACATATAAAAATCATCAACAAATTCAACCCATTTACTGGATTCCAGAGTCCTACTTATATATTGAAG TCAGCAAGGAAGGTAGATCCGGATCAAATTAAGGCTGTTCTATCTGAAGATTTTAATGAAACCACAGAGCAGACTTATGACATATATCTTTTACCACCTGGTGAAGATCCAGAAACTTGCCAATCATATTTAAGGATGCGAAATAAGGAGGGGAAATACAGTCTCATGTTTGAG GAGTGGGTGACTGATAATCCATTTGTAATTTCACCAAGAATTACTTTTGAGGTCAGCGTGCGACTTCTTGGTGGATTAATGGCTCTGGGATACACGATAGCCACTATCCTTAAGAGAAACAGCCATGTCTTTTCTGATGATAGGGTTTGTGTGAAACTAGATTGGCTTGAGCAGCTAAATCGACATTATGTTCAG GTGCAAGGAAGAGATCGCTTAGTTATACAATACATAGGACAACAGCTGGGTCTGGAAGGCTCCTACATTCCTCGGACCTACATCGAGCAAATTCAACTTGAAAAGCTTGTAAACGAAGTTATG GCCCTACCAGATGATTTAAAGACAAAGCTCAGCCTAGATGAGGATTTGGTTTCAAGCCCCAAAGAAGCACTTTCTAGAGCCTCTGCAGATAGGGTTGCATTGAGAAATAAATACATGAGAAG TGGAATGTCACAGTCATATACAAATCAAAGGGACAAAAATTTAGCCAAAGTTACTGGATATGCTGCTAAAAACCGAGGTTTTGGTGAAAGAAATTCCGATTCTTCAACAACTGCAACTCAG GGAGCCATCAACCAGCTTTCGAATCAAATTTCTGCCCTCAATGATAGAATGGATGACTTTACAAGTCGTATTGAAGAGCTGAATACCAAGTTAACCATCAAGAAAAGTTCCCCAAGCCAACAAAATATGTCGCTTCAGGCTGAGGCCTGCAGTGGTTCTGCTCCCACCTCATACTTTATCACTAGTTTGGGAAATGGTTCCCTAACTGGATCTAAATTGACTAATTCCTCATCTTCATCACAATTAGCTAAAGATTCTCCTTTACTAGATGAG ATATCAGGTATAGCACGCAGTCAGCGTCAGATCATGCACCAATTGGACAACCTCAATAATCTTCTCCGGGGGAGCTTGGGTGAAAAGTCTCATCAAACAAGAACCAGCAGCAGGAAGAGCATCGCTGGTGATTCAGATTCCACTGGAACTCGTGTTATGGCTGCAGTGACGGTTGGTTGTTTGGGGATATTCTTGATGAAGGGGTTATTGACCAGGAAATGA
- the LOC112802725 gene encoding F-box/FBD/LRR-repeat protein At1g13570 isoform X2 yields the protein MGDALGSDLISDLPQSIVESILVRLPIRDAVKTSILSSKWRYKWASITQLVFDEKCVDSCSDRDVVEKSVVKFITRLLFLHQGPIHKFQITISYLQSCPEIDQWILFLSRNDIKELVLELGEGEFFRIPSCLFNCKKLSRLELFRCELDPPLSFKGFLCLRSLNLHQVLISPDAIEGLISNCPLLESLSLSYFDSLALSIRAPNLKYLYLEGEFRDICLDDTPLLVEISVAMYMTDDIAEHFEQSASCNFLKFLGGVPNLERLVGHIYFTKYLSIGNDPGCLPIIYKNLEIIELNQVSFEDMKEILVVLRLITSSPNLKELQISGSSNIPSATDAPDLDFWEKECSSKCRLSHLRVVQLTDMCGVPHEMELIKFLLASSPVLETMSIIPCVYVVESQLKMLTELVKFRRASAKAEIVFVRE from the exons ATGGGCGATGCTTTGGGTTCTGATTTGATCAGTGATCTTCCTCAGAGCATCGTGGAGAGCATCCTGGTGCGGCTTCCAATAAGGGATGCTGTGAAAACTAGCATCTTATCGAGCAAATGGAGGTACAAATGGGCTTCCATTACTCAACTTGTCTTCGACGAAAAATGCGTCGATAGTTGCAGTGACCGAGATGTTGTTGAGAAAAGTGTTGTCAAGTTCATCACCAGATTGTTGTTTCTTCACCAAGGACCAATTCATAAGTTCCAAATCACGATTTCGTACTTGCAGAGCTGCCCCGAAATAGACCAGTGGATTCTTTTCCTTTCAAGGAATGATATTAAGGAGTTGGTTCTTGAATTAGGAGAAGGCGAATTCTTCAGGATACCATCCTGCCTTTTCAATTGTAAGAAATTGTCTCGCCTCGAGCTTTTTCGATGCGAGTTGGATCCGCCTCTTAGTTTTAAGGGATTCTTGTGTTTGAGGAGCCTAAACCTTCATCAAGTTCTGATATCGCCGGATGCAATCGAAGGCCTCATTTCCAACTGCCCTCTCTTAGAGAGCTTATCATTGTCGTACTTTGATAGCTTAGCTCTTAGTATCCGCGCTCCCAACCTCAAGTACTTGTATCTTGAAGGTGAATTCAGGGACATATGTCTTGATGATACTCCACTTCTCGTTGAAATCTCCGTTGCTATGTATATGACTGATGACATTGCTGAGCACTTTGAGCAGAGCGCAAGTTGCAATTTTCTTAAGTTTCTTGGTGGCGTGCCTAACCTTGAAAGGCTTGTTGGTCATATCTACTTCACAAAG TATTTGAGCATAGGTAATGATCCAGGATGTCTTCCAATAATATACAAGAATTTGGAGATCATCGAGTTAAATCAAGTAAGTTTTGAAGATATGAAAGAGATACTCGTTGTTCTTCGCTTGATTACCAGCTCTCCCAATCTAAAGGAACTTCAAATTTCA GGTTCATCAAACATACCAAGTGCCACAGATGCACCAGACTTGGATTTTTGGGAGAAAGAGTGCTCTTCAAAATGTAGACTAAGCCATCTTAGAGTCGTGCAGTTGACAGATATGTGTGGTGTGCCACATGAGATGGAGCTTATCAAATTCTTGCTTGCCTCATCTCCTGTGCTTGAGACAATGAGTATCATTCCTTGTGTATATGTTGTGGAAAGTCAATTAAAAATGTTAACCGAATTGGTGAAGTTCCGACGTGCTTCCGCCAAAGCAGAAATTGTTTTTGTCCGTGAGTAA
- the LOC112802724 gene encoding inorganic pyrophosphatase TTM2 isoform X2 has product MESQFRFPYMISSPAHVQDTAKMSPSYRTVEPPNSRIVIIEGIYALSEKLRPLLDLRVSVTGGVHLDLVKRVIRDIQRAGQEPEEIIHQISETVYPMYKAFIEPDLQTAHIKIINKFNPFTGFQSPTYILKSARKVDPDQIKAVLSEDFNETTEQTYDIYLLPPGEDPETCQSYLRMRNKEGKYSLMFEEWVTDNPFVISPRITFEVSVRLLGGLMALGYTIATILKRNSHVFSDDRVCVKLDWLEQLNRHYVQVQGRDRLVIQYIGQQLGLEGSYIPRTYIEQIQLEKLVNEVMALPDDLKTKLSLDEDLVSSPKEALSRASADRVALRNKYMRSGMSQSYTNQRDKNLAKVTGYAAKNRGFGERNSDSSTTATQGAINQLSNQISALNDRMDDFTSRIEELNTKLTIKKSSPSQQNMSLQAEACSGSAPTSYFITSLGNGSLTGSKLTNSSSSSQLAKDSPLLDEISGIARSQRQIMHQLDNLNNLLRGSLGEKSHQTRTSSRKSIAGDSDSTGTRVMAAVTVGCLGIFLMKGLLTRK; this is encoded by the exons ATGGAAAGCCAGTTCAGGTTCCCATATATGATTTCAAGTCCAGCTCACGTACAGGATACAG CTAAAATGAGCCCTTCTTACAGGACAGTAGAACCGCCAAACTCCAGAATTGTAATTATAGAGGGCATCTATGCCTTGAGTGAGAAGCTGCGACCTCTACTAGACCTTCGAGTATCTGTTACAGGTGGAGTTCACCTTGACCTTGTAAAGCGAGTTATACGTGACATACAACGGGCTGGTCAAGAACCTGAAGAAATCATTCATCAAATATCTGAGACG GTATATCCAATGTACAAGGCATTTATTGAGCCAGATCTCCAGACAGCACATATAAAAATCATCAACAAATTCAACCCATTTACTGGATTCCAGAGTCCTACTTATATATTGAAG TCAGCAAGGAAGGTAGATCCGGATCAAATTAAGGCTGTTCTATCTGAAGATTTTAATGAAACCACAGAGCAGACTTATGACATATATCTTTTACCACCTGGTGAAGATCCAGAAACTTGCCAATCATATTTAAGGATGCGAAATAAGGAGGGGAAATACAGTCTCATGTTTGAG GAGTGGGTGACTGATAATCCATTTGTAATTTCACCAAGAATTACTTTTGAGGTCAGCGTGCGACTTCTTGGTGGATTAATGGCTCTGGGATACACGATAGCCACTATCCTTAAGAGAAACAGCCATGTCTTTTCTGATGATAGGGTTTGTGTGAAACTAGATTGGCTTGAGCAGCTAAATCGACATTATGTTCAG GTGCAAGGAAGAGATCGCTTAGTTATACAATACATAGGACAACAGCTGGGTCTGGAAGGCTCCTACATTCCTCGGACCTACATCGAGCAAATTCAACTTGAAAAGCTTGTAAACGAAGTTATG GCCCTACCAGATGATTTAAAGACAAAGCTCAGCCTAGATGAGGATTTGGTTTCAAGCCCCAAAGAAGCACTTTCTAGAGCCTCTGCAGATAGGGTTGCATTGAGAAATAAATACATGAGAAG TGGAATGTCACAGTCATATACAAATCAAAGGGACAAAAATTTAGCCAAAGTTACTGGATATGCTGCTAAAAACCGAGGTTTTGGTGAAAGAAATTCCGATTCTTCAACAACTGCAACTCAG GGAGCCATCAACCAGCTTTCGAATCAAATTTCTGCCCTCAATGATAGAATGGATGACTTTACAAGTCGTATTGAAGAGCTGAATACCAAGTTAACCATCAAGAAAAGTTCCCCAAGCCAACAAAATATGTCGCTTCAGGCTGAGGCCTGCAGTGGTTCTGCTCCCACCTCATACTTTATCACTAGTTTGGGAAATGGTTCCCTAACTGGATCTAAATTGACTAATTCCTCATCTTCATCACAATTAGCTAAAGATTCTCCTTTACTAGATGAG ATATCAGGTATAGCACGCAGTCAGCGTCAGATCATGCACCAATTGGACAACCTCAATAATCTTCTCCGGGGGAGCTTGGGTGAAAAGTCTCATCAAACAAGAACCAGCAGCAGGAAGAGCATCGCTGGTGATTCAGATTCCACTGGAACTCGTGTTATGGCTGCAGTGACGGTTGGTTGTTTGGGGATATTCTTGATGAAGGGGTTATTGACCAGGAAATGA